Proteins encoded within one genomic window of Ctenopharyngodon idella isolate HZGC_01 chromosome 6, HZGC01, whole genome shotgun sequence:
- the LOC127514479 gene encoding G-protein coupled receptor 22 — protein MVSMETDGSFTEGHGLSLLQAEDSVGAGLAQQEGTWLGFRATVSAVLLLELLLGVGGNLTVLVLYCGHCSLLESVSHAVTLSLHTLDLLLCLLCLPITATLLILGGASVPHHALLCCLHESAASFASVGTALNLLLISLDRYDISVRPANRLLTPRRATVLLVAVWAVSLAMPLLPFVEAGFVSGKGEGLFVHSNSTVLCSEWGGTLQAHLLLQVPVFLCSLAVMLFTYSRILQALRIRIGRPPRSHRDSKRPGPGHRLWLRCKRSMRSPDHITRNTPTSPPPLSTGPLITSDAVTTVTINTETNTPSLTTPLSPTPTVSVITSPLSPTPTASMATTPLSPATSVSVITSPHNPTPATSSVNTPLSPMPTVSTVTTQLSPAPVQGPPSMGVGASVSAILALRRAVRRHRDRRERQRRVFRMSVIIILSFLLCWAPLSIMPLLMLAIGPSDWLERLRICFLVLAYWTVVLHPLLYAFTRQKLRKVLHTRLRRLRPQNTQTRIRTNTRIHRKHGANCSDAPDRCLTEAVRE, from the coding sequence ATGGTGTCCATGGAGACAGATGGCAGCTTCACTGAGGGCCACGGTCTGTCCCTCTTACAGGCAGAAGATAGCGTGGGGGCCGGACTCGCACAGCAGGAGGGGACGTGGCTGGGCTTCCGGGCTACAGTGAGTGCTGTGCTGCTGCTGGAGCTGCTCCTGGGGGTGGGCGGTAATCTGACCGTGCTGGTGTTATACTGTGGTCACTGCAGCCTGTTGGAGTCCGTCAGCCATGCCGTCACGCTCAGCCTGCACACCCTTGACCTGCTGCTCTGTCTCCTCTGCCTGCCGATCACTGCCACGCTCCTCATACTGGGCGGAGCCTCGGTTCCTCACCACGCCCTCCTCTGCTGTCTTCACGAATCAGCAGCCAGCTTCGCTAGCGTAGGCACCGCGCTTAACCTGCTGCTCATCAGCTTAGATCGCTATGACATCAGCGTCCGGCCAGCCAATCGCCTGCTGACGCCTCGAAGGGCAACCGTTTTGCTTGTTGCAGTGTGGGCGGTTTCCTTAGCCATGCCACTCCTACCATTCGTTGAGGCGGGGTTTGTGTCAGGCAAAGGCGAGGGGCTGTTTGTGCACTCCAATAGCACTGTGCTTTGTTCAGAGTGGGGAGGAACTCTACAAGCTCATCTGTTACTACAGGTTCCTGTGTTCCTGTGCTCTCTCGCTGTGATGCTGTTTACATACTCCCGAATTCTTCAGGCACTGCGCATCCGCATCGGACGCCCGCCCAGGTCCCATCGAGACAGCAAACGACCTGGTCCTGGACATCGCCTCTGGTTACGCTGTAAAAGGTCAATGAGGTCGCCGGATCACATTACGAGAAACACACCCACTTCCCCCCCGCCACTTTCAACCGGACCGCTTATCACCTCAGATGCAGTTACCACAGTAACCATCAACACTGAGACGAACACTCCCTCGCTCACCACGCCCCTTAGCCCCACCCCCACTGTGTCTGTGATAACTTCTCCTTTAAGCCCCACCCCCACTGCATCCATGGCAACCACACCTTTGAGTCCCGCCACATCTGTGTCTGTCATAACAAGCCCCCACAATCCCACACCTGCTACATCATCAGTGAACACACCTTTGAGTCCTATGCCCACTGTGTCTACAGTTACCACTCAGCTAAGTCCCGCCCCCGTCCAGGGTCCGCCTAGCATGGGTGTGGGTGCGTCAGTGTCGGCCATTTTGGCTCTGCGTCGAGCGGTTCGGCGCCACCGAGATCGACGGGAACGTCAAAGGCGAGTCTTTCGCATGTCCGTCATCATCATCCTCTCGTTTCTGCTATGTTGGGCGCCTCTCTCCATCATGCCCCTTCTCATGCTGGCCATCGGGCCATCTGATTGGCTAGAACGGCTGAGAATCTGCTTTCTGGTGCTCGCTTATTGGACGGTAGTGCTACATCCGCTGCTGTACGCTTTCACGCGCCAAAAACTGCGCAAAGTTCTGCATACCCGTCTGCGCAGGCTGCGGCCGCAAAACACGCAGACTCGTATTCGCACTAATACCAGGATCCACCGCAAGCACGGGGCAAATTGCAGCGATGCTCCTGACCGCTGCCTGACAGAGGCTGTTAGagagtga